One part of the Numenius arquata chromosome 24, bNumArq3.hap1.1, whole genome shotgun sequence genome encodes these proteins:
- the CTSE gene encoding cathepsin E has translation MKRLLLLAMLCLSLASGLKRVTLRRHRSLRKTLRDRGQLSHFWKAHRLDMVQYSEDCAAFPETNEPLINYLDMEYFGQISIGTPPQNFTVVFDTGSSNLWVPSIYCVSKACAAHTKFHPSESSTYQAVGTPFSIQYGTGSLTGVIGSDQVAVEGLTVSNQQFAESVSEPGKAFLDAQFDGILGLAYPSLAVDGVTPVFDNMMAQNLVELPMFSVYMSTNPESSLGGELLFGGFDPSRFTGTLNWVPVTQQGYWQIQLDNIQVGGTVAFCANGCQAIVDTGTSLITGPTKDMKELQSYIGATPVDGEYAVECSNLNVMPDVTFTINGLPYMLSAQAYTLMEYSDGMAFCTSGFQGLDVAPPAGPLWILGDVFIRQFYAVFDRGNNRVGLAPAVP, from the exons ATGAagcgcctcctcctcctcgccatgCTCTGCCTCTCCCTGGCCAGCGGCTTGAAAAG GGTGACCCTGAGGCGTCACCGCTCCCTGCGGAAGACGCTGCGGGACCGTGGGCAGCTCTCCCACTTCTGGAAAGCCCACAGGCTGGACATGGTCCAGTACAGCGAGGACTGCGCCGCCTTCCCGGAGACCAACGAGCCCCTCATCAACTACCTGGAC ATGGAGTATTTCGGGCAGATTTCCatcgggacccccccccagaacTTCACCGTGGTATTTGACACAGGCTCCTCCAACCTCTGGGTGCCGTCCATCTACTGCGTCAGCAAAGCCTGTG ctgcGCACACCAAGTTTCATCCCTCAGAGTCCAGCACGTACCAGGCGGTAGGAacccccttctccatccagtacgGGACCGGCAGCTTGACGGGGGTGATCGGATCTGACCAAGTAGCC gtcGAGGGCCTCACCGTGAGCAACCAGCAGTTTGCAGAGAGCGTCAGCGAGCCAggaaaagccttcctggatgcccAGTTCGATGGGATCCTGGGGCTGGCTTACCCCTCCCTGGCTGTGGATGGGGTCACCCCCGTCTTTGACAACATGATGGCACAAAATCTGGTGGAGCTGCCCATGTTCTCCGTCTACATGAGCAC GAACCCCGAATCCTCCctgggaggagagctgctcttTGGTGGCTTTGACCCCTCCCGCTTCACGGGGACCTTGAACTGGGTGCCGGTCACCCAGCAAGGGTACTGGCAGATCCAGCTGGACAA catccaGGTGGGTGGGACAGTGGCTTTCTGTGCCAACGGCTGCCAGGCCATCGTGGACACCGGGACCTCGCTCATCACAGGTCCCACCAAGGATATGAAAGAACTGCAGAGCTATATTGGTGCCACACCTGTGGACGGAGAG TACGCCGTGGAGTGCAGCAACCTCAACGTGATGCCCGACGTGACCTTCACCATCAACGGGCTTCCCTACATGCTCAGTGCCCAGGCCTACACCCTCATG GAGTACAGCGACGGCATGGCCTTCTGCACCAGCGGCTTCCAGGGGCTGGACGTCGCCCCTCCCGCCGGACCCCTCTGGATTCTGGGTGATGTTTTCATCCGTCAGTTTTATGCCGTCTTTGACCGTGGGAATAACAGGGTGGGGTTGGCCCCCGCCGTCCCTTAG